One genomic segment of Paenibacillus xylanexedens includes these proteins:
- a CDS encoding choice-of-anchor I domain-containing protein: MKKRNQWLAVLSMTAILTAGATSYTSMIHAADATKPANDHVVLRTAIQNMQGTVTWNGSSRSVDIQIADTKVQLPIGTSSATINGVKTPLDSKSYITKGTTYVSPQTLKLITDQLILKQNKTGFEQTASFQMLGGKAEISASTPDGQRLLVTEADNGSISVLDIADLKNINVLKTVSFHDLSAKAEVTSVTVSKDGKYGLAVIRTGDTDSEANKGLLAIVDLTTYKTVKTYELGIGPDSIALSPDGLHAVIAIEDEELNKAADEIDYANTKRPGSIMVVSFADGNVLEGEITNLPVSLENVEGAIYPHDPQPEYVAISPDSKTAAITLQENNVVAIVDLETKKISSIFALGTTSHQADLKDDGIVQFKETLTARYEPDGIAFSADGKYLLTANEGDLGKNEFEDGVKAGGRNIAVWNLQGQRMYDSQNLIDEATAMVGLYPDDRSPNKGSEVENLTVATVDGTTYAAVASERADAILFFDLADPVNPDYLGLIPTAGESPEGIHRVNGRSLFVSADESTGTLSFFAKK, encoded by the coding sequence TTGAAAAAGAGAAATCAATGGCTCGCCGTTCTGTCGATGACTGCCATTCTTACCGCAGGAGCAACCAGCTACACATCAATGATTCATGCCGCTGACGCAACTAAACCCGCCAACGATCATGTCGTACTGCGTACAGCCATCCAAAATATGCAGGGTACGGTCACATGGAACGGAAGCAGTCGCAGTGTTGATATCCAGATCGCAGATACTAAAGTACAACTTCCTATAGGAACGTCATCAGCCACCATCAACGGTGTGAAAACTCCTTTGGACAGTAAAAGCTACATCACCAAAGGTACAACGTATGTATCTCCACAAACGCTAAAATTAATTACGGATCAACTGATCCTGAAACAAAATAAAACCGGTTTTGAACAGACCGCATCGTTTCAGATGCTTGGAGGAAAAGCAGAAATATCAGCATCTACGCCAGATGGGCAGCGCCTGCTCGTAACCGAAGCAGACAATGGCAGCATTTCCGTGCTGGACATTGCTGACTTGAAAAACATCAACGTATTAAAGACGGTAAGCTTCCATGACCTCTCCGCCAAAGCTGAAGTTACAAGCGTAACCGTGTCCAAAGATGGTAAATACGGTCTTGCTGTTATTCGTACAGGGGATACAGACAGCGAAGCAAACAAAGGGTTACTTGCCATTGTGGATCTGACAACCTACAAAACCGTCAAAACGTATGAACTGGGCATTGGTCCTGATTCGATTGCACTGTCACCTGACGGTCTGCATGCAGTGATCGCGATAGAGGATGAAGAGCTGAATAAAGCTGCGGATGAAATTGACTATGCCAACACCAAACGTCCGGGTAGCATTATGGTTGTATCTTTTGCTGATGGGAATGTATTAGAGGGCGAAATCACCAACTTACCGGTATCTCTCGAAAATGTAGAAGGTGCCATCTATCCGCATGATCCACAACCAGAGTATGTTGCCATTAGTCCAGATAGTAAAACAGCAGCCATCACGCTACAGGAAAACAATGTCGTTGCCATCGTAGATCTGGAGACAAAAAAAATCAGCTCAATCTTCGCTCTGGGTACCACTTCACATCAAGCGGATCTGAAAGATGATGGTATCGTTCAGTTTAAAGAGACGTTGACCGCTCGTTATGAACCGGATGGGATTGCTTTCTCGGCAGATGGCAAATACCTGCTGACAGCCAATGAAGGGGATTTGGGCAAGAATGAATTTGAGGATGGTGTAAAAGCAGGCGGACGTAATATCGCTGTCTGGAATCTGCAAGGACAGCGGATGTACGATAGCCAGAACCTCATTGACGAGGCAACCGCTATGGTCGGCTTGTATCCGGATGATCGCAGTCCCAACAAGGGAAGTGAAGTGGAGAACCTGACCGTTGCTACTGTAGACGGCACTACGTATGCAGCCGTAGCTTCCGAAAGGGCAGATGCCATTTTGTTCTTTGATCTTGCTGATCCGGTCAATCCGGACTACCTGGGTCTGATTCCTACAGCCGGAGAATCACCAGAGGGAATTCATCGTGTTAACGGACGTAGCCTGTTTGTGAGTGCAGATGAAAGCACCGGAACGCTTAGTTTTTTTGCCAAGAAATAG
- a CDS encoding DUF1697 domain-containing protein, translating into MIYVALLRGINVGGNNKINMKQLKETFEQAGMLDVVTYINSGNIIFADHQERANANVEISHMLEQAIAADFGLQIRVMVRNMDEIQSVIQALPEEWVNDDTAKSDVMFLWDEINDPSVLDQLPIKPEIGTLIYVPGAILYSVSREDASKSGMNKLVGSKVYAYMTVRNVNTTRKIYALMQAAADK; encoded by the coding sequence ATGATCTATGTGGCTTTGCTACGAGGCATTAATGTAGGCGGAAATAATAAAATCAATATGAAGCAGCTGAAAGAAACATTTGAACAAGCAGGCATGCTGGATGTCGTTACCTATATCAACTCTGGCAATATTATTTTTGCCGATCATCAGGAACGTGCCAATGCGAATGTGGAGATATCCCATATGTTAGAACAGGCCATCGCCGCCGATTTTGGCTTACAGATCAGGGTAATGGTGCGGAATATGGATGAAATTCAATCCGTTATTCAGGCGCTGCCAGAAGAATGGGTTAATGATGACACAGCCAAAAGTGATGTGATGTTCCTATGGGATGAGATCAATGATCCCTCCGTGCTGGACCAACTGCCCATCAAACCGGAAATCGGTACACTGATCTATGTTCCCGGAGCGATTTTATACTCAGTCAGCAGAGAAGATGCATCCAAAAGTGGCATGAACAAGCTTGTGGGATCCAAAGTCTATGCTTATATGACGGTTAGAAATGTGAATACCACACGTAAGATCTATGCCCTGATGCAAGCAGCAGCAGACAAATAA
- a CDS encoding Imm50 family immunity protein: protein MNRAWTLNVSVRSVEREPFWYAPQTPWQILGQGFRVKFHTNRAIDLLAQDRLLVTVGEEGTANWAAFIGTVVECEPDSLLLYTSPQYEAQLMDIRRLEREFSPLASILGAQHVIETLGYFPPFHYDEITDVQLETVQNIQSLSLVLSHNTDQEWEQQVHFYFEHIQQEMFSPVEASNVCLQLSFTYAADQIRVNLDAVSGFSATFLCSTIHIQFH, encoded by the coding sequence ATGAACAGAGCATGGACATTAAACGTCAGCGTCCGATCCGTAGAACGGGAACCTTTCTGGTATGCACCCCAGACTCCCTGGCAGATACTGGGACAAGGTTTTCGAGTGAAATTCCATACCAATAGGGCAATCGACTTGCTTGCTCAAGATCGACTGCTTGTTACCGTTGGTGAGGAAGGTACCGCGAACTGGGCTGCTTTTATCGGAACAGTCGTGGAATGCGAACCAGACTCTCTCCTGCTCTATACAAGTCCTCAGTACGAGGCACAGTTAATGGATATTCGGAGGTTGGAACGTGAATTTTCTCCCTTGGCTTCCATTCTCGGAGCGCAACATGTAATCGAAACTCTGGGCTATTTCCCTCCTTTCCATTATGACGAAATTACGGATGTGCAGCTGGAAACAGTCCAAAATATACAATCCCTCTCTCTTGTGCTATCGCATAATACTGATCAGGAATGGGAACAGCAGGTGCACTTTTATTTTGAACATATTCAGCAAGAGATGTTCTCCCCTGTGGAGGCATCTAACGTTTGTTTACAGCTAAGTTTCACTTATGCAGCCGATCAGATTCGTGTTAACTTGGATGCCGTATCCGGCTTCTCCGCTACATTCCTATGCAGCACAATTCATATTCAATTCCATTAA
- a CDS encoding helix-turn-helix transcriptional regulator — protein sequence MRTDDALGVVYQHYLTQEPYSQQDEHTYLLSPKAGSGKVKRVTTYSGIEILYSQVEYHQPYPTYFASETPIVELQFALSGERHVDISGQDYSLSIGQGALIFMHDFEAWFHPPARELYTSFSLGIPVSLFNYAAAQLGSFKPIAFNQVLGRKVFKPIVFQLDNRIRTMIDSLIVELNNSYRSSLMMEATALEILNRFMIQLFDLAPIPAGFSREDIRKLHTAREIMEACMVDPPSLLALSRQVGLNDFKLKKGFKALFGSTVFEYLRQVRLDNAMKLLRNQNNNVTEAAIAVGYSNVSAFSQQFYRKFGVKPSEMKKIY from the coding sequence ATGCGCACGGATGATGCATTAGGCGTAGTATATCAGCATTACCTGACCCAAGAACCTTACAGTCAGCAAGATGAACACACGTATCTGCTCTCTCCCAAGGCGGGTAGCGGTAAGGTCAAAAGAGTGACAACATACAGTGGCATTGAGATTTTATATTCCCAGGTTGAATATCATCAGCCTTATCCTACGTATTTTGCGTCAGAGACACCCATTGTGGAATTGCAATTTGCCTTATCAGGAGAGCGACATGTGGATATATCAGGTCAGGATTATTCATTATCGATAGGGCAAGGGGCCCTTATTTTTATGCATGATTTCGAAGCGTGGTTTCATCCTCCGGCAAGGGAGCTGTATACGTCCTTTTCGCTGGGGATTCCGGTTTCTCTATTCAATTATGCCGCGGCGCAACTGGGCAGTTTTAAGCCAATTGCGTTTAATCAGGTGTTAGGACGAAAAGTGTTCAAGCCAATTGTATTTCAATTGGATAACCGGATACGAACAATGATCGACAGTTTGATTGTGGAATTAAACAATAGTTATCGATCATCCTTAATGATGGAAGCGACAGCCTTGGAAATCTTGAATCGATTTATGATCCAATTGTTTGATCTGGCGCCAATTCCCGCGGGATTCTCCAGAGAGGACATCCGGAAGTTACATACGGCACGGGAGATTATGGAGGCCTGTATGGTAGATCCTCCATCTTTGCTAGCATTGTCCAGACAAGTAGGTCTTAACGATTTTAAATTAAAAAAAGGATTCAAGGCACTTTTCGGAAGCACGGTGTTCGAATATTTGCGTCAGGTTCGTCTCGACAACGCCATGAAGTTGCTGCGCAATCAGAATAACAACGTCACCGAGGCCGCCATTGCGGTCGGTTACAGCAATGTCAGTGCCTTTTCGCAGCAATTTTATCGCAAATTCGGCGTGAAGCCTTCCGAGATGAAAAAGATTTATTAA
- a CDS encoding carboxylesterase/lipase family protein has product MKTIKRSIAVATILGLCVSALPAYAAGNTGPSSSAAMDKLIQSELIRGSGQGVNAAYLNKKATRIQAAVLYLRLSGLEKEALAYQGSETYDDAAQAGKVLQPVVGYLKQHPYVSEIVTGTDEFEPNAPLTAEGYAEMLLKVLGYEAGSDYEQGAASTYAAGKGIKALQGKGASQLTNRLMAEATAQALQIQLKNGSGTLEQSWLKHKEAGAFQPQTVQQTKYGAIDGKTYEQYGTLGWLGVPYAAPPVGELRWKAPQEPEAWTGTRSAKEFAANSLQISGKTTAGSEDSLYLNIWRPDTTSSKLPVMVFLHGGGNMTGSGKDFQGEQLARSTNSIIISVNYRLGALGFFENAALKTGNALDDSGNYGLLDAFRALEWVQDNIEGFGGDTGNVTLAGQSAGARDVLATLISPLSKGLYQKAVAFSGGLTTASPEEGEQKSEDVLVKLLVQEGKAANAEEAKAWIGKQSQAQLESYLRALPADKLVTAFGATAIRMDPFPHLFRDGTVIPKEGFDAINNGNYTKVPVLLGSLETEFSGFAFGDPNFSPSITDETLFTDKTKAEQYAAALKYGSEAYAGFNAERVAEQLTSEAGQPPVYAYRFAWGTQPGVISERLLTLLGAPHGADMDFYTGHADGIAAYFPDGYFSDTNKPGRDQLSAAMAAYLKQFLYTGNPGTGGSPDLAAWTSWTKDAQAPIMRLDASNTTAEIGMSTQYNQGKDAVMAKMKKELPEETYKLLTEKVFAGRFFWE; this is encoded by the coding sequence ATGAAAACCATTAAACGTTCGATTGCTGTAGCAACAATTCTGGGGTTATGTGTATCCGCTCTACCAGCTTATGCAGCAGGCAATACAGGACCTTCTTCTTCAGCAGCGATGGACAAGCTGATCCAATCCGAGCTTATTCGCGGTAGCGGTCAAGGAGTTAATGCAGCTTATCTGAACAAAAAGGCTACACGCATTCAGGCCGCAGTACTTTACTTGCGTTTGTCCGGATTGGAGAAAGAAGCACTCGCTTATCAGGGATCGGAAACGTATGACGATGCGGCTCAGGCAGGCAAAGTATTGCAACCGGTCGTTGGTTACTTGAAGCAGCATCCGTATGTGTCTGAGATCGTAACAGGAACGGATGAGTTTGAACCTAATGCACCACTTACAGCGGAAGGTTATGCCGAAATGCTGCTGAAGGTGCTTGGATATGAAGCGGGTTCGGATTATGAGCAGGGAGCGGCTTCCACCTACGCGGCTGGGAAAGGAATCAAGGCACTTCAAGGGAAGGGCGCGAGTCAACTTACCAATCGCCTGATGGCAGAGGCAACCGCACAGGCTTTGCAGATACAGCTCAAGAATGGCAGTGGAACCTTGGAGCAGAGTTGGTTAAAACATAAAGAAGCTGGAGCGTTCCAACCTCAAACGGTGCAACAGACCAAGTATGGCGCGATTGATGGCAAAACCTATGAGCAATATGGCACGCTCGGCTGGCTTGGTGTTCCTTACGCGGCACCTCCGGTAGGGGAACTGCGCTGGAAAGCCCCGCAAGAACCAGAAGCATGGACAGGAACCAGATCGGCTAAGGAATTTGCAGCGAACAGCTTGCAGATCTCCGGCAAGACTACAGCAGGAAGCGAGGATTCGCTGTATCTCAATATCTGGCGTCCCGACACAACCAGTTCGAAACTTCCGGTTATGGTGTTCCTGCACGGCGGCGGGAATATGACCGGATCAGGTAAAGATTTTCAAGGTGAACAGCTTGCACGGAGCACCAACAGCATTATCATCTCAGTGAATTACCGTTTGGGAGCCCTTGGATTCTTCGAGAATGCAGCACTGAAAACAGGCAATGCCCTGGATGACTCAGGTAACTATGGTCTGCTCGATGCATTCCGTGCACTAGAGTGGGTACAGGATAATATCGAAGGATTTGGCGGAGATACAGGCAATGTTACATTAGCCGGACAATCTGCTGGTGCACGTGATGTTCTGGCAACTCTGATCTCGCCACTTAGCAAAGGATTGTATCAAAAAGCAGTTGCTTTCAGCGGAGGATTGACGACAGCATCACCGGAAGAAGGCGAGCAAAAATCCGAGGATGTACTTGTGAAGCTACTCGTGCAAGAGGGGAAAGCGGCTAATGCAGAAGAAGCAAAAGCATGGATTGGCAAGCAATCTCAGGCACAGCTGGAGAGTTACTTGCGTGCACTGCCTGCGGACAAGTTGGTCACAGCGTTTGGTGCAACGGCAATCCGGATGGACCCATTCCCGCATCTGTTCCGTGATGGCACAGTGATTCCAAAAGAAGGATTTGACGCCATCAATAATGGCAATTACACGAAAGTCCCTGTATTGCTCGGCAGCCTGGAAACGGAGTTCTCTGGTTTTGCCTTCGGTGATCCAAACTTCTCTCCATCCATCACGGATGAGACTCTGTTTACTGATAAAACCAAGGCGGAACAATATGCTGCTGCGTTGAAATACGGTAGCGAAGCTTATGCAGGCTTTAATGCAGAGCGTGTAGCGGAGCAATTGACCAGTGAAGCAGGTCAGCCACCGGTATATGCGTATCGTTTTGCATGGGGCACACAACCTGGGGTCATCTCTGAGCGTTTGCTCACGTTACTGGGCGCACCACATGGTGCGGATATGGACTTCTATACAGGACACGCAGACGGAATTGCTGCCTATTTCCCTGATGGGTACTTTAGCGATACAAACAAACCAGGACGTGATCAGTTGTCTGCCGCGATGGCAGCATATCTGAAGCAGTTCCTGTACACAGGCAATCCAGGCACGGGTGGATCACCTGATCTAGCGGCATGGACATCTTGGACGAAAGATGCTCAAGCCCCAATCATGCGTCTGGATGCTAGCAATACAACGGCAGAGATTGGCATGTCCACACAATATAATCAAGGCAAAGACGCCGTTATGGCAAAGATGAAAAAAGAATTGCCTGAAGAAACGTATAAACTGTTGACGGAAAAAGTGTTCGCAGGTCGTTTCTTCTGGGAATAA
- a CDS encoding MFS transporter translates to MNRIRGSIFFSVFAAMLGLMLIAPIMPPLIRELGMKESHSGLIISLGSIMMAVMAPVWGRWSDLKGRKPIILIGFIGMSVSCALFALALYGGLNAWIGGGLLLTLLIVTRSLIGMFIPAVLSSAQAYMGDVTEGEERGSGMAIISAANGLGLVFGPAIAGAFTLIGLLWPLYFGIFIAIAAFIIALLLIPSAKPVIQAKPPKVNPFQRGLRMYLAAGLVTMMGIMTLQVVGGFYFQDQLALSSAATARMVSFGLMFSGAAMLIMQVIQMKWLKWQPRPMILLGSLFLIASMILFLVFNVLSMYYFSFFLFGMGSGLMMPGFMAGASLAVSKEQQGGAAGLVAAIQGISAVITPLLTTTLYQVDKHVPFMLVAVLVVLLAIMMLGMRKNESNTVTDPIHSL, encoded by the coding sequence ATGAATAGAATCAGAGGAAGTATTTTTTTTAGCGTATTTGCAGCCATGTTGGGTCTGATGCTAATTGCACCCATTATGCCACCACTTATTCGCGAGTTGGGCATGAAAGAAAGTCATTCCGGTCTTATTATCTCGCTTGGGTCCATTATGATGGCTGTCATGGCTCCGGTATGGGGCAGATGGAGTGATCTGAAGGGTAGAAAACCCATCATATTGATTGGGTTCATAGGCATGTCTGTGAGCTGTGCATTATTTGCTCTGGCATTGTACGGGGGATTAAATGCATGGATCGGAGGAGGGCTCCTGTTAACCCTTCTGATTGTGACGCGCAGTCTGATTGGCATGTTTATTCCTGCCGTACTTTCTTCTGCCCAGGCCTATATGGGTGATGTGACAGAAGGGGAGGAGCGGGGAAGTGGGATGGCGATTATCAGCGCTGCGAATGGACTTGGCCTTGTATTTGGACCTGCGATTGCAGGAGCATTTACCCTCATCGGTCTGCTCTGGCCGCTTTATTTCGGCATTTTTATAGCGATAGCTGCGTTTATTATTGCCTTGCTGTTAATCCCGTCAGCCAAACCGGTCATTCAGGCAAAACCGCCTAAAGTAAACCCGTTCCAACGTGGTTTACGAATGTACCTTGCTGCCGGCTTGGTCACGATGATGGGTATCATGACATTGCAGGTTGTCGGGGGATTTTATTTTCAGGATCAACTGGCTCTATCCTCAGCGGCGACGGCCCGAATGGTTTCGTTTGGACTCATGTTCTCTGGAGCAGCGATGTTGATCATGCAGGTCATTCAGATGAAGTGGTTGAAATGGCAGCCCCGCCCGATGATTTTGCTCGGGTCCCTTTTCCTGATCGCAAGCATGATCCTGTTTTTAGTCTTCAATGTGTTATCCATGTATTATTTCTCGTTTTTCCTGTTTGGCATGGGTTCGGGTCTGATGATGCCGGGGTTCATGGCAGGTGCTTCGCTGGCAGTTAGCAAAGAACAGCAGGGAGGTGCAGCGGGATTGGTAGCAGCGATTCAGGGGATATCCGCCGTCATTACGCCTTTACTTACAACGACACTTTATCAGGTGGACAAACATGTTCCATTTATGCTCGTAGCTGTTCTGGTTGTCTTGCTGGCAATCATGATGCTGGGAATGAGGAAAAATGAATCCAATACTGTAACGGACCCCATTCATTCGTTATAG
- a CDS encoding AraC family transcriptional regulator, whose product MKEWSEAIQWWNKNQVKLMDIRHLVLKPGQAIKPYVLPAHAFLVMVRGEAIVHLGKEKLRSNQTQVLHGGKGTTIHIHCLDLPLEYYLILYKPQPSSTGTDPSRVENVQQEYEFSPQQYYFTATYPLSLIPIMERMHECWVSGEELDRLQVTGLLYQFVYKQFRQWKQASDQVADPPELAEQIAAYIQEHYAHPVSMEDMAAQFHYSSHYLARVFKRKFGCSPMEYVIQTRMNQAKVLLTETEAQIRDVAESVGYKDLYYFSRIFKRMVGETPAQYKMHSHLFKGSNRTNKKSESFIAGELTQRYIDNNDNHYQYNTWSVNDLNVRFKPTLAVSLLFSLSLLLAACGGGADPQSTANEDASLPATKMYTDASGRTVEIPAQSAKPVVITYGGYLLPLGMKPAGANKETLDLYPEEMANVPDIGSGTGNVEVVSDLEPDLIIVPDYTSTEVIGTYEKIAPTITVAWGGDPDVINTLRTMGEIMDRKEEAERWIATFESKLNGIRDELNINIEPGTTAMSFVIYNKEVLLGGEGGTLGKLIYQDFGFDMPEQYKAYADGGTVLSLEKLADKPADYFFTQMDDEEMEQMMELFNEPVYQSIPAIKNHRIINVSRNYWNYGPYLVDKGLDSLIEQVSKLQE is encoded by the coding sequence ATGAAAGAATGGTCAGAAGCCATTCAGTGGTGGAATAAAAATCAGGTGAAGCTCATGGACATTCGTCATCTGGTCTTGAAGCCGGGACAGGCAATTAAGCCGTATGTTTTGCCAGCCCATGCTTTTTTGGTGATGGTCAGAGGAGAAGCCATTGTTCATTTGGGCAAAGAAAAGCTCAGGTCCAACCAGACGCAGGTTCTGCATGGTGGCAAAGGCACAACTATACATATCCATTGTCTGGATCTCCCCTTGGAATATTATCTTATTTTATATAAACCCCAGCCAAGCTCCACTGGTACCGACCCGTCGAGAGTAGAAAACGTACAACAGGAGTATGAATTTTCCCCGCAGCAGTATTATTTTACAGCAACATATCCGCTGTCGCTAATTCCTATAATGGAGAGAATGCATGAATGCTGGGTAAGCGGCGAAGAATTGGACAGGTTGCAGGTTACAGGACTGTTGTATCAGTTTGTATACAAACAGTTTCGTCAATGGAAGCAGGCGAGTGATCAGGTAGCTGATCCTCCAGAATTAGCCGAGCAGATTGCAGCATACATTCAGGAGCACTACGCACATCCCGTGTCCATGGAGGATATGGCGGCCCAATTTCATTACAGCAGTCATTATCTGGCACGGGTATTCAAGCGCAAATTCGGTTGCAGTCCGATGGAATACGTCATCCAAACCCGGATGAACCAAGCCAAAGTATTGCTAACAGAGACAGAGGCTCAGATTCGTGATGTGGCTGAGAGCGTTGGATATAAAGATTTGTACTACTTTAGCCGAATCTTCAAACGAATGGTGGGAGAAACTCCCGCTCAATATAAAATGCACAGTCATCTGTTTAAAGGTTCAAATCGTACCAATAAGAAGTCGGAATCGTTCATTGCTGGAGAACTCACACAACGCTATATTGATAATAACGATAATCATTATCAATACAACACTTGGAGCGTGAATGACTTGAATGTTCGTTTTAAGCCTACTTTGGCGGTCAGTTTATTATTTAGTTTATCCCTGCTATTAGCAGCTTGCGGGGGAGGAGCTGATCCACAGTCAACAGCAAATGAAGATGCTTCACTGCCTGCAACCAAAATGTATACCGACGCATCGGGGAGAACGGTTGAGATTCCAGCCCAATCTGCCAAACCGGTTGTGATCACATATGGGGGGTATTTGCTGCCACTCGGAATGAAGCCGGCGGGTGCCAACAAGGAAACACTGGATCTGTACCCGGAAGAGATGGCTAATGTACCTGATATCGGATCAGGAACGGGGAACGTAGAAGTGGTCTCGGATCTAGAGCCAGATCTGATCATCGTACCTGATTATACAAGCACGGAAGTGATTGGCACCTATGAGAAAATTGCGCCTACGATTACGGTAGCCTGGGGTGGTGACCCAGATGTCATCAACACCCTGAGAACGATGGGTGAGATTATGGATCGAAAAGAGGAAGCAGAGCGATGGATTGCTACTTTTGAAAGTAAATTGAATGGGATCCGGGATGAACTGAACATCAATATTGAACCGGGAACCACGGCCATGTCCTTCGTTATCTACAATAAGGAGGTATTACTTGGGGGAGAAGGCGGCACATTGGGCAAGTTGATATACCAGGATTTCGGATTTGATATGCCTGAACAGTACAAAGCTTATGCAGATGGTGGAACCGTGCTCTCATTGGAGAAGCTGGCGGATAAACCTGCAGACTACTTCTTCACCCAGATGGACGATGAAGAGATGGAGCAGATGATGGAACTATTCAATGAGCCGGTGTATCAGAGTATTCCTGCGATCAAAAACCATCGGATCATTAATGTGTCTCGCAACTATTGGAATTATGGACCGTATCTGGTCGACAAGGGGCTGGATAGTCTGATTGAACAAGTGAGCAAGCTGCAGGAATAA
- a CDS encoding Hsp20/alpha crystallin family protein produces MFDLIPFRKRNEDPFGHMLKSFNDMVENSFLSPFGTGSQPFRTDIREEEDKYSVEAELPGIAKEDIDIQVQGNELIIRAKRNDVVEQKDDSNRIIRQERRSGEFIRRFYVDHIDEEHIKAKLEEGVLKLEIPKRPGDDQSRRRIQID; encoded by the coding sequence ATGTTTGATCTGATTCCGTTTCGTAAACGAAATGAAGACCCGTTCGGACACATGTTGAAATCCTTCAATGACATGGTTGAGAACTCATTCCTCTCCCCTTTTGGAACTGGCTCCCAGCCTTTCCGGACCGACATTCGTGAGGAAGAAGACAAATATTCGGTAGAAGCCGAGCTTCCGGGCATTGCCAAAGAGGACATCGACATACAGGTTCAAGGTAATGAATTGATTATTCGTGCCAAACGCAATGATGTGGTGGAGCAGAAGGATGACTCCAATCGAATCATACGGCAGGAGCGCCGTTCCGGCGAATTTATCCGGCGATTCTATGTTGATCATATTGATGAGGAGCACATTAAGGCCAAATTGGAAGAAGGTGTGCTGAAGCTCGAGATTCCGAAACGACCTGGTGATGATCAATCTCGCAGACGCATTCAAATTGACTAA